One part of the Sorangiineae bacterium MSr11954 genome encodes these proteins:
- a CDS encoding NADH:flavin oxidoreductase gives MSEVLAHPHVALAPLSASKPGLTLRNRIAVAPMTRVSAARDGRATEAMHRYYQAFAEGGFGLVITEGTYVDRAHSQGYTNQPGLATDAHTAAWRPIVEAVHRGGAKFFAQLMHAGALVQGNEYRAEPVGPSAILPKGEQMPAYGGSGLYHVPRAMNEDDFRAITEAFCSAALRARDAGFDGVELHGANGYLFDQFLTTYTNLRTDDYGGGVENRIRFTAEVLRAVVEAVEPGFVVGVRLSEAKVNDKHYAWPGGGDDARIIGRALRDAGASYLHFAGGGPDFHFPTKLHQGGSLTQILREVAQVPVIANGSMGHLPNAERVLEEGHADVVALGRSALANPDWPSRLARGIPFEPYDFRIIQPSASLANAAAWREAQKLQANSVSVVNMNTGIEVPSTLRDGIVP, from the coding sequence ATGTCAGAGGTTCTCGCTCACCCGCACGTTGCACTCGCACCGCTCTCGGCCTCGAAGCCGGGGCTCACCCTGCGCAACCGCATCGCCGTTGCGCCCATGACCCGCGTGAGCGCGGCGCGCGATGGGCGCGCCACCGAGGCCATGCACCGCTACTACCAGGCCTTCGCCGAGGGCGGGTTCGGCCTGGTGATCACGGAGGGCACCTACGTCGATCGCGCGCACAGCCAGGGCTACACGAACCAACCCGGTCTGGCGACCGACGCGCACACGGCCGCCTGGCGCCCCATCGTGGAGGCCGTGCACCGAGGCGGCGCCAAGTTCTTTGCGCAGTTGATGCACGCCGGCGCGCTCGTACAAGGCAATGAATACCGCGCCGAGCCGGTGGGGCCCTCGGCGATCCTCCCCAAGGGCGAACAGATGCCGGCCTACGGGGGCAGCGGCCTTTACCACGTGCCACGCGCCATGAACGAAGACGATTTTCGAGCCATCACCGAGGCCTTTTGCAGCGCCGCGCTCCGTGCGCGCGACGCGGGCTTCGACGGGGTCGAGCTCCACGGCGCCAACGGCTACCTCTTCGATCAATTCCTGACCACGTACACCAACCTCCGCACCGACGACTACGGCGGGGGGGTGGAGAACCGCATTCGATTCACGGCCGAGGTGCTCCGCGCGGTGGTGGAGGCGGTGGAGCCCGGGTTCGTGGTGGGGGTGCGCCTCTCGGAGGCCAAGGTCAACGACAAACATTATGCGTGGCCAGGCGGCGGAGACGATGCGCGCATCATCGGTCGAGCATTGCGCGACGCGGGTGCATCGTATTTGCACTTTGCGGGCGGCGGGCCCGACTTCCACTTTCCGACCAAGCTCCACCAAGGTGGATCGCTCACGCAGATCCTTCGTGAGGTCGCCCAGGTGCCGGTGATCGCGAACGGCAGCATGGGGCACCTCCCGAACGCGGAGCGCGTCCTCGAAGAGGGCCACGCCGATGTGGTTGCCCTGGGGCGCTCGGCCCTGGCCAACCCCGATTGGCCGTCGCGCCTTGCGCGAGGTATCCCGTTCGAGCCGTACGATTTTCGGATCATCCAACCATCTGCGTCATTGGCGAATGCTGCAGCGTGGCGAGAAGCGCAGAAGCTACAGGCAAATAGCGTTTCTGTCGTAAATATGAACACCGGCATCGAGGTGCCGAGCACCTTGCGCGACGGTATCGTACCCTAA
- a CDS encoding LysR family transcriptional regulator, with product MDRFRALAWYCKVVELEGISDAARALRVSKAAVSKSLALLESELGVHLLHRTTRTVKPTPTGRIVYQRARNVLEQMRELEAAANAEKAEPAGILRVTASVAFGLLHLREHIAAFLQAYPAVRIELVLTDRYTRLAEEGFDVAIRVTRALDNEDVVAIPLATTRMIACASPDYLKRAGRPRSPRDLVRHTCMSYGAPGTTGRVAWRFDDEAVLVDPVVRVDSSVLLRDLTRSGAGISFLLSFVCGSDLQSGALVPLFPKAKTEESTVFAIYPSPGHATAKIRAFIRFLQDAYRNTGDWT from the coding sequence ATGGACCGATTTCGTGCGCTCGCCTGGTATTGCAAGGTCGTCGAGCTCGAGGGCATCTCCGACGCGGCCCGCGCGCTGCGCGTCTCCAAGGCGGCGGTCAGCAAGTCGCTGGCGCTGCTGGAGTCGGAGCTGGGGGTGCACTTGCTCCATCGCACCACGCGCACCGTGAAGCCGACCCCCACCGGCCGCATCGTCTACCAACGCGCGCGCAACGTGCTCGAGCAAATGCGGGAGCTCGAGGCGGCCGCCAACGCCGAGAAGGCGGAGCCCGCGGGCATTCTGCGGGTGACGGCGTCGGTCGCCTTCGGGCTCTTGCACCTGCGCGAGCACATCGCGGCGTTTCTTCAAGCGTACCCCGCGGTGCGCATCGAGCTGGTGCTCACCGATCGCTACACGCGGCTCGCCGAGGAGGGCTTCGACGTGGCCATCCGGGTCACCCGCGCCTTGGACAACGAGGACGTGGTCGCCATCCCGCTGGCCACCACGCGGATGATCGCGTGCGCCTCGCCCGATTACTTGAAACGCGCGGGCCGCCCCCGTTCGCCGCGCGATTTGGTCCGCCATACATGTATGAGCTACGGCGCCCCCGGAACGACGGGTCGTGTGGCCTGGCGCTTCGACGACGAGGCGGTGCTGGTCGATCCGGTGGTGCGGGTGGACAGCAGCGTGCTGCTGCGCGATCTCACGCGCTCGGGCGCCGGCATTTCGTTCCTTCTGTCGTTCGTGTGCGGAAGTGATCTCCAAAGCGGCGCGCTCGTTCCGCTCTTTCCCAAGGCTAAGACGGAGGAGAGCACCGTGTTTGCCATCTACCCGTCACCCGGCCACGCGACCGCCAAGATCCGCGCCTTCATCCGCTTTTTGCAAGACGCTTATCGAAACACGGGCGACTGGACCTGA
- a CDS encoding metallophosphatase family protein produces MARYAVISDVHGNRWALEAVLADLRRRQVDALLQLGDAVYGPLDPHGTAAILRAPGLPVHHIGGNQDRIVYEEDADTRANSSLAFTRQALDEADLAWLRDLPGGAVVGDVRLCHGTPGSDEKYLLERVTEHGVGLRDIEGIERLVGAVQERVLLCGHTHVPRLVSLASGLVIVNPGSVGLPAYTDQMPYPHRMESGSTHARYAVVDVGDSVTVDLIGVAYDGETAATTALRNGRPDWAVALRTGRAGSM; encoded by the coding sequence ATGGCTCGATATGCGGTGATCTCCGATGTGCACGGTAACCGATGGGCGCTGGAAGCGGTCCTCGCCGACCTGCGCCGCCGGCAGGTCGATGCGCTCCTCCAACTCGGCGACGCCGTGTATGGCCCGCTCGATCCCCATGGCACCGCGGCGATTTTACGCGCCCCCGGGCTCCCCGTGCATCACATTGGCGGCAACCAGGACCGCATCGTCTACGAAGAAGACGCGGACACCCGCGCGAATTCGTCGCTGGCATTCACCCGCCAGGCGCTCGATGAAGCCGACCTCGCATGGCTTCGCGATCTGCCGGGCGGCGCGGTCGTCGGCGATGTGCGACTCTGTCATGGCACCCCGGGGAGCGATGAGAAATACCTGCTCGAGCGGGTGACCGAACATGGGGTGGGGCTGCGGGACATCGAAGGCATCGAGCGTTTGGTCGGCGCCGTCCAGGAGCGCGTGCTCCTCTGCGGGCACACGCACGTTCCGAGGCTGGTATCGCTCGCATCGGGGCTGGTGATCGTGAACCCCGGGAGCGTCGGTTTGCCGGCGTACACCGACCAAATGCCGTATCCTCACCGCATGGAAAGCGGGAGCACACACGCGCGGTACGCCGTGGTGGATGTGGGCGACAGCGTGACCGTGGACTTGATTGGCGTGGCATACGATGGGGAGACGGCCGCCACCACAGCCTTGCGAAATGGGCGTCCCGACTGGGCCGTTGCATTGCGTACGGGCCGTGCCGGTTCAATGTGA
- a CDS encoding saccharopine dehydrogenase NADP-binding domain-containing protein — translation MTQNRRFDLVLFGATGFTGKLVAEYLARSAPDSLRWAIAGRDSKKLEGVKEELARIQPKLGSIDVLVADSNDRPSLDAVAREARVIATTVGPYVRYGRELASSCAEHGTHYADLTGEVPFIRESIDRNHERAQKSGARIVHSSGFDSIPSDLGVFTLHEHFAAKKRKLTRASFFCEAVKGGMSGGTIASMTTLMEAASRDRALRRLMADPYGLVPDAERGPDKDRHTVRFEPRIGKWVCPFLMAAINTRVVHRSNALLGYPYGQAFRYSEEMSTGSGPAGFARATAVAGGLLTMMTFASTRIGRTVIKPFHPSPGEGPSAEQREAGFFKIRIIGESDAPNGSPPLLADAEVHGQHDPGYGETAIMLSEAALCLALDPLDSPRGVLTPAVAMGTRLIDRLRRAGMTFRVTPRT, via the coding sequence ATGACTCAGAACCGACGCTTCGATCTCGTCCTTTTTGGCGCCACGGGGTTCACGGGCAAGCTCGTGGCCGAATACCTCGCGCGGAGCGCCCCCGACTCGCTCCGATGGGCCATCGCCGGGCGCGATTCGAAGAAGCTCGAAGGGGTCAAAGAGGAGCTCGCGCGCATCCAGCCGAAGCTCGGTAGCATCGACGTGCTGGTGGCCGACTCCAACGATCGGCCCTCGCTCGATGCCGTCGCCCGCGAAGCGCGCGTGATCGCCACCACCGTGGGCCCTTACGTGCGCTACGGGCGCGAGCTCGCGTCGTCGTGCGCGGAGCACGGCACCCACTATGCCGATTTGACGGGCGAGGTCCCCTTCATCCGCGAGAGCATCGATCGCAACCACGAGCGCGCCCAAAAGAGCGGCGCCCGCATCGTGCACAGCTCGGGGTTCGACTCGATCCCCTCCGATCTCGGGGTGTTCACGTTGCACGAGCACTTTGCGGCCAAGAAGCGGAAGCTCACGCGCGCGTCCTTCTTTTGCGAGGCGGTCAAGGGGGGGATGAGCGGGGGCACCATCGCGTCGATGACCACGCTCATGGAGGCCGCGTCGCGCGATCGCGCCTTGCGCCGGCTCATGGCCGACCCGTACGGGCTCGTGCCCGATGCGGAGCGGGGGCCGGACAAAGATCGCCACACCGTTCGCTTCGAGCCGCGCATCGGTAAATGGGTTTGCCCGTTTTTGATGGCCGCCATCAATACGCGGGTGGTGCACCGCTCCAATGCGCTCTTGGGTTATCCCTATGGGCAAGCTTTCCGCTACTCCGAGGAGATGAGCACCGGGAGCGGGCCGGCCGGGTTTGCGCGCGCGACCGCGGTGGCCGGGGGCCTCTTGACCATGATGACCTTCGCCTCCACGCGCATCGGCCGGACCGTGATCAAGCCGTTTCACCCCTCGCCGGGTGAGGGCCCCTCGGCGGAGCAGCGGGAGGCGGGCTTCTTCAAAATCCGCATCATCGGGGAGAGCGACGCGCCCAATGGGAGCCCTCCTCTTCTGGCGGATGCGGAGGTGCACGGGCAGCACGATCCGGGCTACGGCGAAACGGCGATCATGCTCTCCGAGGCCGCCCTCTGCTTGGCCCTCGATCCGCTCGACTCGCCGCGCGGTGTTTTGACGCCGGCCGTGGCCATGGGTACGCGATTGATCGATCGGCTGCGGCGCGCGGGCATGACGTTTCGCGTTACCCCGCGCACGTGA
- a CDS encoding antibiotic biosynthesis monooxygenase — MATSFLGMGCASDPPPAATTPSTSASSGNTSITKAMVARVWHGRTPGAKSEEYTRYLDENGVRKILGIPNNRGCQMLRRIDGDNNAEFFVVSYWDNREDIKKFAGDDIEKTHNLPRDPEFLIELEPKVRHFDLIVDQLPKGQPRIARMWHGRTPAAKAEEYTRYTKEQGLAKIQSIEGNRGVQLFRRPDGETTEYMVVSYWDSRDDIKKYAGADIEKVHSLPRDPEFLIELEPKVRNLDLVVHERRASMP; from the coding sequence ATGGCGACTTCCTTTCTGGGCATGGGCTGCGCGAGCGACCCTCCGCCCGCGGCGACGACGCCGTCCACCTCGGCGTCGAGCGGCAACACCAGCATCACGAAAGCCATGGTGGCCCGCGTCTGGCACGGCCGGACACCGGGCGCCAAATCCGAGGAGTACACGCGCTACCTCGATGAAAACGGGGTGCGCAAAATCCTGGGCATCCCGAACAACCGCGGCTGTCAAATGCTCCGCCGCATCGACGGCGACAACAACGCGGAATTTTTCGTCGTCTCCTATTGGGACAACCGCGAGGACATCAAAAAATTCGCAGGCGACGATATCGAAAAAACGCACAACCTGCCGCGCGATCCCGAGTTCTTGATCGAGCTCGAGCCCAAGGTCCGGCACTTCGACCTCATCGTCGACCAGCTCCCCAAAGGCCAGCCGCGCATCGCGCGCATGTGGCACGGACGAACCCCCGCCGCCAAGGCCGAGGAGTACACGCGCTACACCAAGGAGCAGGGGCTCGCAAAGATCCAATCCATCGAAGGAAACCGCGGAGTCCAACTCTTCCGCCGCCCCGACGGCGAGACCACCGAATACATGGTCGTCTCCTATTGGGACTCGCGCGACGACATCAAAAAATACGCCGGCGCCGACATCGAAAAGGTCCACAGCTTACCGCGCGATCCCGAGTTCTTGATCGAGCTCGAGCCCAAAGTGCGCAACCTCGATCTGGTCGTGCACGAGCGGCGGGCGAGCATGCCTTGA
- a CDS encoding GNAT family N-acetyltransferase, whose amino-acid sequence MFDALEESLQREILEGPRRGVVRLPDLRLIERPGWFQLVTPSFRQGGFNEVICSSLPISEADSIIDTAVSEYRQLGIKFRWAVYPNAEPADLGERLERRGLVKSPSRAMFTGTRHPDVPFEAETFAYDEGTTVEEVGPRTIEAFTRVMATGWNVEEGPLQHLHRTLLSNPDRTHRLFLARHHGRAAGAASYIASPLSAVLLGAIVLPPFRRRGLYRALIAARLHDARTRNITFATTYAREETSAPILERLGFHTAFRYATYYG is encoded by the coding sequence ATGTTCGATGCTTTGGAGGAGTCCCTTCAGCGCGAGATTCTCGAGGGCCCGCGCCGCGGCGTGGTTCGGCTGCCGGATTTGCGTCTCATCGAGCGTCCCGGTTGGTTTCAGCTGGTGACCCCCTCCTTCCGGCAAGGTGGCTTCAACGAAGTCATTTGCTCATCGCTCCCAATATCCGAAGCCGACTCCATCATCGACACCGCGGTGTCCGAATACCGCCAATTGGGCATCAAATTCCGATGGGCCGTCTACCCCAACGCCGAGCCGGCCGATCTCGGCGAGCGCCTCGAGCGCCGCGGCCTGGTCAAATCGCCTTCCCGCGCCATGTTCACCGGCACGCGCCATCCCGACGTCCCTTTCGAGGCCGAAACCTTCGCATACGACGAAGGCACCACGGTCGAGGAGGTCGGCCCGCGGACCATCGAAGCCTTTACGCGCGTGATGGCCACGGGCTGGAACGTGGAGGAAGGGCCGCTGCAGCACCTTCACCGCACCCTCCTCTCGAACCCGGACCGCACGCACCGCCTCTTCCTCGCGCGCCACCACGGCCGAGCCGCCGGCGCCGCGAGCTACATCGCCTCCCCCCTCTCCGCGGTCCTCCTCGGCGCCATCGTCCTCCCCCCCTTTCGCCGCCGCGGCTTGTACCGCGCCCTCATCGCCGCCCGCCTCCACGACGCACGCACCCGCAACATCACCTTCGCCACCACCTACGCCCGCGAGGAAACCTCGGCCCCCATCCTCGAGCGCCTCGGTTTCCACACGGCATTTCGTTATGCGACGTATTACGGCTAA
- a CDS encoding alpha/beta fold hydrolase, translated as MSLSGHYWTIAPVVHHVVRRPSAPPGSARWSTVVANEAFGEVRLSGLLSQPEGGASRDRALLIVIHGLGGTNESHYVIPAARAAHAIGLPCLRINLRGVAGGADDFYHAGLWQDVAAVVASPSLAEYTNIYILGYSMGGHVTLRYAAAEVDPRVRAVAAICAPLDLDSSAAAIDRPARALYRHHVLAGLKGMVAGVLRRRRQALPISFTSLLRITTLREWDRQVVAPRHGFASAEDYYARVSAGPKLGLLQRPTLLVQSEADPMVIPGTVRPALVGSPAQLDVRWIDRGGHVGFPSTLDLGERAPRGLERQVLAWLVRHGSAANAT; from the coding sequence ATGTCCCTCTCCGGCCACTACTGGACCATCGCCCCCGTCGTGCATCACGTGGTTCGCCGCCCGAGCGCCCCGCCCGGCAGCGCGCGATGGAGCACGGTCGTCGCCAACGAGGCGTTTGGCGAAGTTCGATTGAGCGGACTTTTGTCGCAGCCCGAGGGCGGGGCCTCGCGCGATCGCGCGCTGCTCATCGTGATTCATGGATTGGGCGGCACCAACGAGAGCCATTACGTGATCCCCGCCGCCCGCGCGGCCCACGCGATCGGCCTCCCGTGCCTGCGCATCAACCTCCGCGGCGTGGCCGGAGGGGCCGACGATTTTTACCACGCCGGTTTGTGGCAAGACGTCGCCGCCGTCGTCGCCAGCCCATCGCTTGCAGAATACACGAATATCTACATCCTCGGTTACTCCATGGGGGGCCATGTGACCCTCCGCTATGCTGCGGCAGAGGTCGACCCGCGGGTGCGCGCGGTGGCTGCGATCTGTGCGCCGCTCGACTTGGACAGCTCGGCGGCGGCCATCGATCGACCCGCGCGCGCGTTGTACCGACACCATGTGCTCGCCGGGCTCAAGGGCATGGTGGCCGGTGTGCTGCGACGAAGGCGGCAGGCGCTGCCCATCTCCTTTACCTCGCTCCTGAGGATAACGACCTTGCGCGAATGGGATCGGCAGGTGGTCGCGCCCCGTCATGGGTTCGCGAGCGCCGAGGACTACTATGCCCGAGTGAGCGCCGGACCGAAGCTCGGGCTGCTCCAACGACCGACCCTGCTCGTGCAATCCGAAGCCGATCCCATGGTGATCCCGGGCACCGTGCGACCCGCGCTCGTGGGCAGCCCCGCGCAGCTCGATGTGCGGTGGATCGATCGCGGAGGACACGTCGGCTTTCCGAGCACCCTCGACCTGGGCGAACGTGCTCCGCGCGGCCTCGAGCGCCAAGTGCTCGCCTGGCTCGTTCGCCATGGGAGCGCGGCGAACGCGACGTAG
- a CDS encoding PhnD/SsuA/transferrin family substrate-binding protein produces MGSPQPKRLVFALAWQGGSEPVAERFGELTAWLSEKTGFSITPRMALSYVELERMVRSGQAHIAWLPPLIFLRLEREGQIVHLVKSERAGHASFHAAMIVRTDSPIRSLEMLRGSRAAWVDRWSASGYVIPRAILIAKGLTPKDLFREERFYGSHEAVVGAVLSGRANLGGTYAQLTEKGTLLRGAWSNVRGGESNVRVLMTVGSIPGDLLAAHVALNEEERQVLTQALLAVPKDALMGKIMRRIFGAESFRDGPLTGYDVLRGAIDDGPK; encoded by the coding sequence ATGGGCTCCCCGCAACCGAAGCGACTGGTGTTCGCGCTCGCGTGGCAGGGGGGCTCGGAGCCGGTGGCCGAGCGGTTCGGTGAGCTGACCGCGTGGCTCAGCGAGAAGACCGGCTTCTCGATCACGCCGCGCATGGCGCTGTCGTACGTGGAGCTCGAACGCATGGTGCGCTCGGGGCAAGCGCATATCGCGTGGCTGCCGCCGCTCATCTTTTTGCGCCTGGAGCGCGAAGGGCAGATCGTGCACTTGGTCAAGAGCGAGCGCGCTGGTCACGCGTCGTTTCATGCGGCCATGATCGTGCGGACCGACTCGCCGATCCGCTCCTTGGAGATGCTGCGCGGCTCGCGCGCGGCGTGGGTCGATCGATGGAGCGCGTCGGGGTACGTCATCCCGCGCGCCATCTTGATCGCCAAAGGGCTCACCCCGAAGGATCTCTTTCGCGAGGAGCGCTTCTACGGCTCGCACGAGGCCGTGGTCGGCGCCGTGCTCTCGGGGCGCGCGAACCTCGGCGGCACCTACGCGCAGCTGACGGAGAAAGGCACGCTCCTGCGCGGCGCGTGGTCGAACGTCCGCGGCGGCGAGTCGAATGTCCGCGTGCTGATGACGGTGGGGAGCATCCCCGGCGATCTGCTGGCGGCGCACGTCGCGTTGAACGAAGAGGAGCGCCAGGTCCTCACCCAGGCGCTGCTCGCGGTGCCGAAAGATGCGCTGATGGGCAAAATCATGCGGCGCATCTTTGGCGCGGAGAGCTTCCGCGATGGGCCGCTCACCGGCTACGACGTGCTGCGCGGCGCGATCGACGATGGCCCGAAGTGA
- a CDS encoding STAS domain-containing protein, whose product MNHRENPTYLRNGLDFEWDVDEGLFLIMGNPIMCMWTETTMAYFMSGLHKMVGTDRFNLALYGAGEDTTADEWERFVTPAANVEDGLRAVCAAAPHLGHGQWELVSLNREKRELRFRVKNSWEGLYQKAIGVCWGTSSLAGRFAGYAARIFGENCWAEQTSFIARGDEWDTFVVRPSDRTVDGQLEALITADKASRADLDLAVDRLKQEVHERTQAEERLQQEVHDRKVAEQALLDKLEIIRRQEDSIRAMSTPILQLWEGVLALPVIGLVDNARANQMMESLLEAIVKTQARFTILDLTGVDSMDTSAADHLLKVVRAARLLGTQCVISGISPDMAQTIVGLELDLAELSSFSTLESALRYALRTQQHPLVQDGAY is encoded by the coding sequence ATGAATCATCGAGAGAATCCAACGTATCTTCGCAATGGTCTCGATTTCGAGTGGGATGTCGATGAGGGGCTCTTCCTCATCATGGGCAACCCCATCATGTGCATGTGGACCGAGACCACCATGGCCTACTTCATGTCGGGCCTGCACAAGATGGTCGGAACCGACCGATTCAACCTGGCCCTGTACGGCGCGGGCGAGGACACGACCGCCGACGAGTGGGAGCGCTTCGTCACCCCGGCCGCCAATGTCGAGGACGGGCTTCGCGCGGTGTGCGCCGCCGCCCCGCATCTGGGCCATGGGCAGTGGGAGCTCGTCTCGCTCAACCGCGAGAAGCGCGAGCTGCGCTTTCGGGTCAAGAACAGCTGGGAGGGTCTCTACCAAAAGGCGATCGGCGTCTGTTGGGGAACGAGCTCGCTGGCCGGCCGCTTCGCCGGCTACGCGGCGCGCATCTTCGGCGAGAATTGCTGGGCCGAGCAGACGTCGTTCATCGCGCGCGGCGACGAGTGGGACACCTTCGTGGTGCGCCCCTCGGACCGCACCGTCGATGGCCAGCTCGAGGCGCTGATCACGGCCGACAAGGCGAGCCGCGCGGATCTGGATCTGGCCGTCGATCGCTTGAAGCAAGAGGTCCACGAGCGAACGCAGGCCGAGGAGCGCCTGCAGCAAGAGGTCCACGACCGCAAGGTGGCCGAGCAGGCGCTGCTCGACAAGCTGGAGATCATCCGCCGCCAGGAGGACTCCATCCGTGCCATGTCCACGCCGATCCTGCAGCTCTGGGAGGGCGTGCTGGCGCTGCCCGTCATCGGCTTGGTCGACAACGCCCGCGCGAACCAGATGATGGAGAGCTTGCTCGAGGCCATCGTGAAGACGCAGGCGCGCTTTACGATCCTGGACCTCACCGGCGTCGACTCCATGGATACGAGCGCCGCCGATCACCTGCTCAAGGTGGTGCGCGCCGCGCGCCTCTTGGGCACGCAGTGCGTGATCTCCGGCATCTCGCCGGACATGGCGCAGACCATCGTGGGGCTGGAGCTGGATCTGGCGGAGCTCTCGTCCTTCAGCACCCTGGAGTCGGCGCTTCGCTATGCGCTGCGCACGCAGCAGCACCCGCTGGTGCAAGACGGCGCGTACTGA
- a CDS encoding STAS domain-containing protein translates to MPATPSGIPILKVWNRLLVTFQGDIGDEKAERATSEVLDIIHRQRTEGLVLDITGVFTLDSHLCFVLSRLASAARLMGTPTVVSGMNAQTAQTLETMGVRFRTLRTAPSAEVALEMLGVKVTLRPPADELSLAMSSFPSADRVEEPVSLAELAGQTGRSGQAGRAKRGGASRP, encoded by the coding sequence ATGCCTGCTACACCGAGTGGAATTCCCATTCTGAAAGTGTGGAATCGGCTTCTCGTGACCTTTCAAGGCGACATCGGGGATGAGAAGGCGGAACGCGCCACCTCCGAGGTCCTCGACATCATCCACCGTCAGCGAACGGAAGGGTTGGTGCTCGACATCACCGGGGTCTTCACCCTGGACAGCCATTTGTGCTTCGTTCTGTCGCGCCTGGCATCGGCCGCCCGCTTGATGGGGACGCCCACGGTGGTCTCCGGCATGAACGCGCAGACGGCGCAGACCTTGGAAACCATGGGGGTGCGTTTTCGCACGTTGCGCACGGCCCCGAGCGCGGAGGTGGCGCTCGAAATGCTAGGTGTGAAGGTTACCTTGCGTCCTCCCGCAGACGAGCTTTCATTGGCCATGAGCAGCTTCCCATCCGCGGACCGGGTCGAGGAGCCCGTCTCGCTCGCGGAGCTGGCCGGGCAAACGGGTAGGTCCGGGCAGGCGGGGCGGGCCAAGCGAGGAGGGGCATCGCGCCCATGA
- a CDS encoding serine/threonine-protein phosphatase translates to MKWTIGALTRPRPGEAENGDSPVVLTSDRVTWIGIVDALGHGGGAAKVAALSMQNLESAPLEDGIESMMRVLHQGLAGTRGAAAILCRLEGDSIEGCGVGNVFFHCGPTRVPSVIGEGVLGVRLRRLRSFTSKLNRSDRIVLTSDGVAQNFSLSDFRDLSPNETCSEIIMRHGLAHDDATVVVVDAEGEVD, encoded by the coding sequence TTGAAATGGACCATCGGCGCGCTCACCCGGCCGCGCCCCGGGGAAGCGGAGAACGGCGATAGCCCCGTGGTGCTCACGTCCGATCGCGTCACGTGGATCGGCATCGTCGACGCGCTGGGGCATGGCGGCGGCGCGGCCAAGGTGGCCGCCCTCTCCATGCAGAACCTCGAGTCGGCGCCGCTCGAAGATGGGATCGAATCGATGATGCGCGTCCTTCACCAAGGCCTCGCGGGCACACGCGGTGCGGCCGCCATTCTCTGCCGGCTCGAAGGCGATTCCATCGAGGGCTGTGGTGTCGGCAACGTATTCTTTCACTGTGGACCGACACGGGTACCCTCGGTGATCGGCGAGGGGGTGCTCGGCGTGCGACTGCGACGCTTGCGTTCCTTCACGTCCAAGCTAAACAGGTCCGACCGGATCGTTTTGACGTCGGATGGTGTTGCCCAGAATTTTTCGCTCTCCGACTTCCGCGATCTTTCGCCCAATGAGACCTGCAGCGAGATCATCATGCGTCATGGGCTCGCGCACGACGATGCCACGGTCGTCGTGGTCGACGCCGAAGGGGAGGTGGACTGA
- a CDS encoding ATP-binding protein, translating into MAQGVLSRALRECKLTSESLNGTSLIGLYPKLEVGIKLFVEPSLQDRVWGELDALAADHHPNTPTIVPISQDRDIAEARGHARLLCERMRARPVLTERIVTIVSELARNIVNYTPGGQIEMSSERVPRAKVKIRATDRGSGIGNLEEILSGRYRSRTGLGKGITGVKRLSDAFDIQTTPSGTRVEVEVSL; encoded by the coding sequence ATGGCCCAGGGCGTCCTCTCGCGTGCCTTGCGTGAATGTAAGCTGACGTCCGAGTCGCTCAACGGAACGAGCCTGATTGGGCTGTATCCAAAGCTCGAAGTGGGCATCAAGCTGTTCGTCGAGCCGTCGTTGCAGGACCGGGTGTGGGGCGAGCTCGATGCGCTGGCCGCCGACCATCACCCCAACACGCCCACCATCGTCCCCATCTCCCAAGATCGCGATATCGCCGAAGCCCGCGGTCACGCGCGCCTATTGTGCGAGCGAATGCGCGCCCGCCCCGTGCTGACGGAGCGTATCGTCACCATCGTGAGCGAGCTAGCGCGCAACATCGTCAATTACACCCCGGGCGGGCAGATCGAGATGAGCAGCGAGCGGGTCCCCCGGGCCAAGGTCAAGATCCGGGCGACCGATCGCGGCTCGGGGATCGGCAACTTGGAGGAGATCCTGTCCGGACGTTATCGGAGCCGGACAGGTTTGGGAAAGGGGATCACGGGGGTCAAGCGGCTCTCCGATGCCTTCGACATTCAGACCACGCCGAGCGGCACGCGCGTCGAGGTGGAGGTCTCGCTTTGA